One region of Miscanthus floridulus cultivar M001 chromosome 19, ASM1932011v1, whole genome shotgun sequence genomic DNA includes:
- the LOC136525790 gene encoding scarecrow-like protein 3 has product MTYTKHGVLGLRFGEARMVVCMLQLHYLLAATNPTSTFSAGHRFNRTVSVLRLQQMVSTSCPSSGNDDSDNSPTTPLGFISQPFEALGYYTAVYDSLGTAATERAEVECAVLGEEIRDVRLHEGDHRRERHDRLQQTYVGMRQGNDVLDRCSLSGCAVSVS; this is encoded by the exons ATGACCTACACGAAGCACGGTGTCCTCGGGCTGAGGTTCGGCGAGGCACGCATGGTTGTCTGCATGCTACAGCTGCACTACCTCCTCGCCGCCACTAACCCCACAAGCACCTTCAGCGCCGGCCACCGCTTCAACCGGACGGTGAGCGTCTTGCGGCTACAGCAGATGGTGTCCACCTCGTGCCCGTCGAGCGGCAACGACGACAGCGACAACAGCCCCACCACGCCGCTGGGCTTCATCTCGCAGCCGTT CGAGGCACTGGGATACTACACCGCGGTGTACGATAGCCTAGGCACGGCCGCCACTGAGAGGGCGGAGGTGGAGTGCGCGGTGCTCGGGGAGGAGATCCGAGATGTGAGGCTGCACGAGGGCGACCACCGGCGCGAGCGGCATGACCGGCTACAGCAGACCTACGTCGGGATGAGGCAGGGGAACGATGTGCTCGACAGGTGCAGCCTAAGTGGGTGCGCGGTGTCGGTGAGCTGA